Proteins found in one Triticum aestivum cultivar Chinese Spring chromosome 4D, IWGSC CS RefSeq v2.1, whole genome shotgun sequence genomic segment:
- the LOC123100324 gene encoding protein BIG GRAIN 1: MERRGDKGMAARARRHADQPSFSSSLLDAIYRSMEDEPGHAAGDAAATKKKQQQQEEALHYSYYYRPSLAGSYRARAPAPGPHATTSSSSECSSYGGFSSSEAESSNHRRLRPIRTAVPGEQPAPAPEKKAKKQPAGASIRAKLRDLRKPASPGARLAGFLNTIFAGKRAPQTPPSARTAAEYACSSASSYSRSCLSKTPSTRGHANRTVRFVDSDREAPATVPGADRRRVPVEQMLLRRMEMESDEEDDEDESSDASSDLFELENFAAAAVPPGAGYRDELPVYETTRVVLNRGIGHAHGHGRSARVV, encoded by the coding sequence ATGGAGAGGCGCGGGGACAAGGGGATGGCGGCGCGGGCGAGGCGCCACGCCGACCAGCCGTCCTTTTCGTCGTCGCTGCTCGACGCGATATACAGGTCCATGGAGGACGAGCCGGGCCACGCCGCCGGGGACGCGGCggcgaccaagaagaagcagcagcagcaggaggaggccctgCACTACAGCTACTACTACAGGCCGTCGCTGGCCGGGAGCtaccgtgcgcgcgcgccggccccGGGGCCGCACGCCACCACGTCCAGCTCCTCCGAGTGCTCCAGCTACGGCGGCTTCTCCTCGTCGGAGGCCGAGTCGTCCAACCACCGCCGCCTGCGCCCCATCCGCACCGCCGTGCCCGGCGAGCAGCCCGCGCccgcgccggagaagaaggccaagaagcagCCGGCGGGGGCCTCCATCCGCGCCAAGCTCAGGGACCTCCGCAAGCCGGCCTCCCCCGGCGCGCGCCTCGCCGGCTTCCTCAACACCATCTTCGCCGGCAAGCGCGCGCCGCAGACGCCGCCCTCGGCCCGCACGGCGGCGGAGTACGCGTGCTCGTCCGCGTCGTCCTACTCGCGGTCGTGCCTGAGCAAGACGCCGTCGACGCGCGGGCACGCCAACCGCACCGTGCGGTTCGTGGACAGCGACCGCGAGGCGCCGGCGACGGTGCCCGGGGCGGACCGGCGGAGGGTGCCGGTGGAGCAGATGCTGCTCCGGCGCATGGAGATggagagcgacgaggaggacgacgaggacgagAGCAGCGACGCCAGCTCCGACCTGTTCGAGCTCGAgaacttcgccgccgccgccgtgccgccggGCGCGGGGTACCGGGACGAGCTGCCGGTGTACGAGACGACGAGGGTGGTGCTGAACCGCGGCATTGGGCACGCGCACGGGCACGGCCGGAGCGCCAGAGTTGTCTGA